The sequence below is a genomic window from Thermoflavifilum sp..
TACGAACAGGTTTTTTCTGTCAAAAACGGAATTGCATGAAAAGCAATCCATTGGGGTAAGGCACAGTTGGCTTAATTTGCAAGCGCATAAAGACGTACAGCGTATGAATAAATCAAATGCCCTTACTGGTAAAGGTGAAGAAGATATCCCTGCATGGCGTGTGGCCGGGGTGAGCTATCTGAATACGCGTCCGCTGGTATATGGATTTCGTTTTCATCCGGTACGCAAGCAAATGGTGCTCACGGAAGATTATCCTGCGCGCATTGCGCAGCAACTCATACACGATGAGGTGGATGTGGGTTTGATTCCTGTGGCTATTATTCCGGAATTGCCGCAAGCCTATGTGATTTCCGATTCCTGTATTGGTGCTGAAGGGCCTGTGGCCTCGGTATGTATTTTTTCTGATGTGCCGATTACCGAAGTCAAGCAGCTTTATCTGGATTATCAGAGTCGCAGTTCGGTGAGGCTTGCCCGCCTTCTGCTCGAGCGTTACTGGAAAGTAGAGCCTCAGTTGCTGGCGGCCGATCCGGGTTTTGAACAACGCATTCAAGGCCATACCGCCGCCGTGGTTATTGGCGATCGGGCGCTGGACATGCGTGGCCGCCATGCCTACATCTATGATCTGGCAGAAGCCTGGATTCAGTATGCAGGCTTGCCTTTCGTATTTGCCGCCTGGATTGCCAACAAGCCTTTACCCGATGATTTTATTCGGGCGTTCAATGAAGCCACCGCCATGGGAACCCGTCAACCCCATCTTGAGCAGGTGATCCAGGAAAACCATTTTTCGGCGTTTGATGTTCGCACTTATTTCACGAAGCATATCAGTTACCCGTTAACGGCAAACAAGCGGGCCGGCCTGATGCGGTTTTTACAGGAAATCGGCTCTTCTACGCCGGTGTATTTTCATTCGTCTCCTGTATCTGCATCGACCGCGGATGGCCGTTGAGGCATAAACACATCGCATAAAAGATATGGCGTCCTTCCCACCACCCACGCTTTCCATCATCACCGTCTGTTATCAGGCGGGAAGCCAGATCGAGCCCACCATCCAGAGCGTCATGCGCCAGACCTATCCACATATCGAATATATCGTTGTGGATGGAGGATCGACCGATGAAACGTTGTCTTTGATTCAAAAATATGCTGCTTCGATCACGCGATGGATATCGGAAAAAGACGATGGATTGTATGATGCCATGAATAAAGG
It includes:
- a CDS encoding menaquinone biosynthesis protein; the encoded protein is MNKSNALTGKGEEDIPAWRVAGVSYLNTRPLVYGFRFHPVRKQMVLTEDYPARIAQQLIHDEVDVGLIPVAIIPELPQAYVISDSCIGAEGPVASVCIFSDVPITEVKQLYLDYQSRSSVRLARLLLERYWKVEPQLLAADPGFEQRIQGHTAAVVIGDRALDMRGRHAYIYDLAEAWIQYAGLPFVFAAWIANKPLPDDFIRAFNEATAMGTRQPHLEQVIQENHFSAFDVRTYFTKHISYPLTANKRAGLMRFLQEIGSSTPVYFHSSPVSASTADGR